The Candidatus Methylomirabilis tolerans genome includes the window TCTACCTCTTCGGCTCGTATGGCGCAGGTGACACTTGGCCGGATAGCGATGCGGACATTGCCCTGCTCTTCACCCCGGAACAGGCCAAAGCAGAACACAACCTGCTCCTGAGTCAATGCCGCTTCGATCTGGAAGATGCCCTGTCCAAAGAGGTGGATCTGCTCAATGCCCGGCAGGTGTCCACCGTTTTCCAAAAGGAAATCATTGGCGGTATCCGCATC containing:
- a CDS encoding nucleotidyltransferase domain-containing protein, whose protein sequence is MNLAETTATIIHTVLAHYPATQAIYLFGSYGAGDTWPDSDADIALLFTPEQAKAEHNLLLSQCRFDLEDALSKEVDLLNARQVSTVFQKEIIGGIRIYCVDRYAADEFEMLVISYYQKLNEERREILDAFDKTGRAYAV